AATCCGCTCCTACGTAGGAGCGGATTTATCCGCGATGCGGCGCGCCAGCGGCGCTCGATCTCACAGGCAATTGTGAATCTGGCATAACACTTGCTCAAGCCACGTCATCCTCCTTTGAAACCCCGACGGACGACGGATTATTGGCATGGCGAAGAGCGACGCAGTGAAAGACCCCGCCACTAAAGGCAAACTCAAGCTGATCCTGCTGCTGGTGCTGGCCCTGCTGCTGGCGGTCGGCCTTTCGGTGGGCGCCACCTGGTTCTTCATGCACAAGAGCGAGCCGGCCCCGGCTGCCGATGCGGCGGTGACCAGCGTCAAACCGGCGGCCATCTACGAGCCGCTGGCCCCGGCTTTTGTCGTCAACTTCAACCAGAACGGCCGCCAGCGCTACATGCAGGTGAGCATCACCATGCAGGGCCGCAGCCAGGCTGATCTGGACGCGCTGAAAGTGCACATGCCGGTGATCCGCAACAACCTGGTGATGATGTTCTCCGGGCAGGGTTTCGACACCCTGGCGAGCAGCCCGGTGGGCCAGGAGATGCTGCGCCAGAAAGCGACTGCCGTTGTGCAGGAAGTGGCGCAGAAGGAAGTCGGCAAACCGGTGGTCGACCAGTTGCTGTTCACCAATTTCGTATTGCAGTAGGAGCCCGTCATGGCCGTACAGGACCTGCTGTCCCAGGATGAAATCGATGCCCTCTTGCATGGCGTCGACGATGGTCTGGTGCAGACCGAAAGCGCCGGCGAACCCGGCGGTATCAAAAGCTATGACCTGACCAGCCAGGATCGGATCGTGCGGGGTCGCATGCCGACCCTCGAAATGATCAACGAACGCTTCGCCCGCTACACCCGCATCAGCATGTTCAACCTGCTGCGCCGTTCGGCCGATGTGGCCGTGGGCGGCGTGCAGGTGATGAAGTTCGGCGAGTACGTGCACTCGCTGTACGTGCCTACCAGCCTCAACCTGGTGAAGATCAAACCGTTGCGTGGCACTTCGCTGTTCATCCTCGACGCCAAGCTGGTGTTCAAGCTGGTGGACAACTTCTTTGGCGGCGATGGCCGCCACGCCAAGATCGAAGGCCGCGAATTCACCCCCACCGAGCTGCGCGTAGTGCGCATGGTGCTGGACCAGTGCTTCGTCGACCTGAAAGAAGCCTGGCAGGCCATCATGCCGGTCAACTTCGAGTACATGAACTCCGAGGTCAACCCCGCCATGGCCAACATCGTCGGGCCGAGCGAGGCGGTGGTGGTGTCCACCTTCCACATCGAACTGGACGGCGGTGGCGGCGACCTGCATGTCACCATGCCGTACTCGATGATCGAGCCGGTGCGCGAAATGCTCGATGCCGGTTTCCAGTCCGACCTGGACGACCAGGACGAGCGTTGGGTCAAGGCCCTGCGCGAAGACGTGATGGATGTTGCCGTGCCGGTCACCGCCACCGTCGCCCGCCGCCAGCTCAAGTTGCGCGACATCCTGCACATGCAGGCCGGCGACGTGATCCCGGTGGAGCTGCCCGAGCACTTGGTGCTACGCGCCAACGGCGTGCCCTCGTTCAAGGCGCGGCTGGGTTCGCACAAGGGCAACCTGGCCCTGCAGATCATCGACCCGATCGAACGCCGCTGACGGCGCGCCGGTCGCTCACTACGAATTGAATGCCTGTCGAGGACATCATGGCTAACGAAAACGAGATCACCTCCCCCGAGGACCAGGCCCTGGCCGACGAGTGGGCTGCAGCCCTGGAAGAAACCGGCGCTGCTGGCCAGGCCGACATCGATGCGCTGCTGGGTGGCGACGCTGGCAGCAGCGGCGCCGGCCGCCTGCCGATGGAAGAGTTCGCAAGTTCCCCAAAGCCGAAGGAAAACGTCAGCCTCGAAGGCCCTAACCTGGACGTGATCCTGGACATCCCGGTGAGCATTTCCATGGAAGTGGGCAGCACCGAAATCAACATCCGCAACCTGCTGCAGCTCAACCAGGGTTCGGTGATCGAACTCGACCGCCTGGCCGGTGAGCCGCTGGACGTGCTGGTCAACGGCACGT
The genomic region above belongs to Pseudomonas sp. PSKL.D1 and contains:
- the fliL gene encoding flagellar basal body-associated protein FliL; this translates as MAKSDAVKDPATKGKLKLILLLVLALLLAVGLSVGATWFFMHKSEPAPAADAAVTSVKPAAIYEPLAPAFVVNFNQNGRQRYMQVSITMQGRSQADLDALKVHMPVIRNNLVMMFSGQGFDTLASSPVGQEMLRQKATAVVQEVAQKEVGKPVVDQLLFTNFVLQ
- the fliM gene encoding flagellar motor switch protein FliM; translation: MAVQDLLSQDEIDALLHGVDDGLVQTESAGEPGGIKSYDLTSQDRIVRGRMPTLEMINERFARYTRISMFNLLRRSADVAVGGVQVMKFGEYVHSLYVPTSLNLVKIKPLRGTSLFILDAKLVFKLVDNFFGGDGRHAKIEGREFTPTELRVVRMVLDQCFVDLKEAWQAIMPVNFEYMNSEVNPAMANIVGPSEAVVVSTFHIELDGGGGDLHVTMPYSMIEPVREMLDAGFQSDLDDQDERWVKALREDVMDVAVPVTATVARRQLKLRDILHMQAGDVIPVELPEHLVLRANGVPSFKARLGSHKGNLALQIIDPIERR
- the fliN gene encoding flagellar motor switch protein FliN → MANENEITSPEDQALADEWAAALEETGAAGQADIDALLGGDAGSSGAGRLPMEEFASSPKPKENVSLEGPNLDVILDIPVSISMEVGSTEINIRNLLQLNQGSVIELDRLAGEPLDVLVNGTLIAHGEVVVVNEKFGIRLTDVISPSERIKKLR